The following proteins are co-located in the Triticum aestivum cultivar Chinese Spring chromosome 1A, IWGSC CS RefSeq v2.1, whole genome shotgun sequence genome:
- the LOC123126376 gene encoding protein DETOXIFICATION 49-like, whose protein sequence is MSAPVLADRPSSLTKDAAKEAVSILGLSLPMIMTGLILYVRPMISMLFLGRLGELALAGGSLAMGFANITGYSVLSGLASGMEPVCGQAVGAKNLPLVGATMQRMVLFLLVVSVPVAFLWVQMEPLLLLCGQHAAVSAAAQRYILFCLPDLLFQSFLHPLRIYLRTQSINLPLTTCAMLAVALHLPINYLLVSVLGLGVEGVALASAWTNLNLVLFLLGYVYVTGVHHATGGFTLSYKLFKDDVAAWVRLARLAVESCASVCLEWWWYEIMILLCGLLANPEATVASMGVLIQTTSLLYIFPSSLSFGVSTRVSNELGANRPAAARAVATAGLALSALQGVISFLFAVAVRNVWARMFTTDAAILALTASVLPILGMCELGNCPQTTGCGVLRGSARPKDGAHVNLAAFYGVGMPVALGLAFWSGMDFKGLWLGLLAAQAACVTVMLVVIGRTDWNRQAELAQVLAGVADDIEHGGYVNGDGGKDAAECVKVAAPHGDEDSSLLITVVGLTGAP, encoded by the coding sequence ATGTCGGCGCCCGTCCTTGCTGACAGGCCGTCGTCGTTGACCAAGGACGCGGCGAAGGAGGCCGTGTCGATCCTGGGGCTGTCATTGCCGATGATCATGACGGGGCTCATACTCTACGTCCGTCCGATGATCTCGATGCTGTTCCTCGGCCGGCTCGGCGAGCTGGCCCTGGCCGGCGGGTCCCTCGCCATGGGTTTCGCCAACATCACCGGGTACTCAGTCCTGTCCGGCCTCGCCTCAGGCATGGAACCCGTCTGCGGCCAGGCCGTCGGCGCCAAGAACCTGCCACTCGTCGGCGCCACCATGCAGCGGATGGtgctcttcctcctcgtcgtctccgTGCCAGTCGCCTTCCTCTGGGTTCAGATGGAGCCGCTTCTCCTGCTTTGCGGTCAGCATGCCGCCGTCTCCGCCGCGGCGCAGCGCTACATTCTATTCTGCCTGCCCGACCTCCTCTTTCAGTCTTTCCTCCACCCGCTCCGTATCTACCTCCGCACGCAGTCCATAAACCTCCCGCTCACCACTTGCGCCATGCTCGCCGTCGCTCTCCACCTCCCCATCAACTACCTCCTCGTATCGGTGCTCGGGCTCGGCGTCGAAGGAGTCGCACTCGCCTCTGCCTGGACCAACCTCAACCTCGTGCTCTTCCTCCTCGGTTATGTCTACGTCACCGGCGTGCACCATGCCACCGGTGGCTTCACGCTGTCATACAAGCTTTTCAAGGACGATGTTGCTGCGTGGGTGCGGCTGGCTAGGCTCGCCGTCGAGAGCTGCGCGAGCGTGTGCCTCGAGTGGTGGTGGTACGAGATCATGATCCTGCTGTGCGGCCTCCTGGCCaaccccgaggccaccgtcgcctCCATGGGGGTGCTTATCCAGACCACATCGCTGCTCTACATCTTCCCGTCGTCTCTCAGCTTCGGCGTGTCGACCCGGGTCAGCAACGAGCTCGGCGCGAACCGTCCAGCTGCCGCGCGCGCCGTGGCCACCGCGGGGCTCGCGCTGAGCGCACTTCAGGGCGTCATCTCCTTCCTGTTCGCCGTGGCTGTGCGCAACGTGTGGGCGCGCATGTTCACGACGGACGCGGCCATCCTTGCGCTCACGGCGTCGGTGCTTCCTATCCTCGGGATGTGCGAGCTCGGAAACTGCCCTCAGACCACCGGATGCGGCGTGCTCCGAGGGAGCGCGCGGCCCAAGGACGGCGCACACGTCAACCTCGCCGCCTTCTACGGCGTCGGGATGCCCGTTGCCCTCGGGCTCGCGTTCTGGTCCGGCATGGACTTCAAGGGGCTCTGGCTTGGCCTTCTCGCCGCGCAGGCGGCGTGTGTCACGGTGATGCTCGTGGTGATCGGGCGCACGGACTGGAACAGACAGGCTGAGCTGGCGCAGGTGCTCGCCGGAGTCGCCGACGACATCGAACACGGAGGCTATGTCAACGGAGACGGTGGGAAAGACGCGGCCGAGTGCGTCAAGGTTGCGGCGCCCCACGGCGACGAGGACTCTAGCTTGCTCATCACTGTGGTAGGGCTGACCGGCGCGCCTTGA